One Oncorhynchus masou masou isolate Uvic2021 chromosome 18, UVic_Omas_1.1, whole genome shotgun sequence DNA window includes the following coding sequences:
- the LOC135504356 gene encoding NADH dehydrogenase [ubiquinone] 1 beta subcomplex subunit 11, mitochondrial-like, translating to MLARLSRFGPALPSFRPNLVCGTRFVSQSPPSGAAGSATVSDLQPSHAKESHGHAEVSAFEKNRDYHGFSQDPVVDEWNMRMAFFFGISMAIVVGGTFIHYLPDHGMRQWARREAERLITQREAAGLPLMEENYYDPSKIVLPGPGEE from the exons ATGCTCGCCCGGTTGTCACGGTTTGGGCCTGCCTTGCCCAGTTTTCGCCCTAATCTTGTGTGCGGGACTCGGTTCGTATCTCAATCGCCACCCTCGGGTGCTGCTGGTTCGGCCACAGTGTCGGATTTGCAGCCTTCACATGCCAAGGAAAGTCATGGACACGCAGAGGTCAGCGCGTTCGAAAAG AATCGAGATTATCATGGGTTCTCTCAGGACCCTGTCGTTGACGAGTGGAACATGAGGATGGCCTTCTTCTTTGGCATCTCTATGGCTATTGTGGTTGGGGGTACCTTCATCCACTATTTGCCAGATCATGG TATGAGGCAGTGGGCCAGGAGGGAAGCAGAAAGGTTgattacacagagagaggctgCAGGCCTTCCTCTTATGGAGGAGAACTACTATGACCCAAGCAAGATTGTGCTACCAGGACCCGGAGAAGAGTAG